A window of Brachybacterium fresconis contains these coding sequences:
- a CDS encoding IS3 family transposase (programmed frameshift) → MPKKIDPQLRARCVRLVREHAQEYPTLTAATAAVARQEGVSRESVRRWLAQAEVDDGSRPGTTTEESAEVKRLKAEVKRLREDNEILRRASNFLRGGARPPQPLILAFIDEMRAEGYAVESILRVLRQQGLEIAARTYRAWKRPARIAARTVTDALVEDKVRELAWKFNPVTGQVQMTPEGLYGRRKWVALLRRQEGLAGTSRGAVDRAMRTLGLEGVRRVKKLRTTIPNPDGKRAGDLLSRDFTAPAPDRVWVTDFTYVRTWAGFVYVAFVVDVFAQRIVGWHASSSMRTDLVMTPLRIALWQRDRDGNPVPPGSLVAHSDAGSQYTSVRYTEHLDLEGIAPSIGTVGDAYDNALMEGVNGLYKTECIRTTVFHAGPFRTLSDVEFATAGWVDWYNNRRLHGSLGMLTPVEFETLHYEALDREPEPAK, encoded by the exons ATGCCGAAGAAGATCGATCCCCAGCTGCGCGCGAGGTGCGTGCGGCTCGTGCGCGAGCACGCCCAGGAGTACCCCACCCTGACCGCGGCGACGGCCGCGGTCGCCCGCCAAGAGGGCGTCTCGCGGGAGTCCGTGCGGCGCTGGCTGGCCCAGGCCGAGGTCGACGACGGGTCCCGTCCCGGCACCACGACCGAAGAATCCGCCGAGGTCAAACGACTGAAGGCCGAGGTCAAGCGATTGCGGGAGGACAACGAGATCCTCCGCCGGGCCTCAA ATTTTCTTCGCGGGGGAGCTCGACCCCCGCAACCGCTGATCCTCGCCTTCATCGACGAGATGCGCGCCGAGGGCTATGCAGTCGAGTCGATCCTCCGCGTCCTGCGCCAGCAGGGCCTGGAGATCGCTGCACGCACCTACCGGGCCTGGAAACGGCCGGCCCGCATCGCTGCTCGCACCGTCACAGACGCTCTGGTCGAGGACAAGGTCCGCGAGCTTGCATGGAAGTTCAACCCGGTCACCGGGCAGGTGCAGATGACGCCGGAGGGCTTGTACGGGCGACGGAAGTGGGTTGCCTTGCTCCGCCGCCAAGAAGGCCTCGCCGGCACCTCCCGCGGCGCGGTCGACCGGGCCATGCGGACCCTTGGCCTCGAGGGCGTGCGGCGGGTGAAGAAGCTGCGCACCACCATCCCTAATCCGGATGGGAAACGTGCCGGTGACCTGCTGAGTCGTGACTTCACGGCTCCGGCTCCGGACCGGGTCTGGGTCACCGATTTCACGTATGTCCGGACGTGGGCGGGGTTCGTCTATGTCGCGTTCGTCGTGGACGTGTTCGCCCAGCGGATCGTGGGCTGGCACGCCAGCTCCAGCATGCGCACCGACCTGGTGATGACTCCGCTGCGGATCGCACTGTGGCAGCGCGACCGCGACGGAAACCCGGTCCCACCAGGATCTTTGGTAGCGCACAGCGATGCCGGGTCCCAGTACACCTCGGTCCGGTACACCGAGCACCTCGACCTCGAGGGCATTGCCCCGTCGATCGGGACCGTCGGCGACGCGTATGACAACGCCCTCATGGAGGGCGTGAACGGCCTGTACAAGACCGAGTGCATCCGCACCACGGTCTTCCACGCCGGCCCCTTCCGGACGCTCTCGGACGTCGAGTTCGCGACCGCCGGCTGGGTCGACTGGTACAACAACCGGCGTCTCCACGGCTCCCTCGGGATGCTCACCCCGGTAGAGTTCGAGACGCTCCACTACGAGGCCCTCGACCGAGAGCCCGAACCCGCAAAGTAG
- the secA2 gene encoding accessory Sec system translocase SecA2: MVGPEPLREQGAWWQRPPRWVSRFRQDPGTANLRTYASLVEGIVSQRASLRCFTDDELLRRSAGSVSISLDDNDELVSFLGVASEVARRRLGLEPFEVQLLAAVSMLRGRVVDMATGEGKTLVGFLVSAGLAASGRRVHVLSANDYLAGRDAAAGSPLFSAFGLTCAAVVDGMGEPDRAEAYRADVVYATVHQIGFDLLRDRQRLPEVRRLVPGLDAAVVDEIDAVLLDDAMVPLVIAGDADSQSEEASLAQVIAELTDDEHYQVEGDRRSVAFTEAGIARVESALGIDDLYTQEHVELLTAAHVALHAHALVERDVHYLVTDGRVQLVNDARGRVADRQRWPDGLHAAIERKEGLEVTGQAEILDQVLVETVARGYRTLTGMSGTAFEAAERLAEDLDIKTGVIPTHRPCIREDAADRLFVTVEQRDTAAAEAVRAAHDARQPVLIGTGSVADSERFARLLADLGVEARVLNAKNDAAEAEIIARAGEHGAVTVSTQMAGRGVDIQLGPGAAETGGLLVIGLGRYDSARLDRQLRGRSGRQGDPGRSVFYTSLEDDVVTEQLRISDQPRSIAPDGLIGDRKFARVYEHSQRVAEGKLLQLHRTTRSYHTMTDQHRQAILDTRERLLTEPDALDDYLRQVFTDTPDRAGAWAAQRRRLAMEVVLYQLDRAWTDHLNHLAAVREGIHLRVLGRQNPLDEFNRIAGGSFRSLGSDTLAAVRRVLDNAPDDATTLGDLGLRRPSSTWTYMVTDNPFGSEADRVVAYLGNFIKGGRPPSITYT, from the coding sequence ATGGTCGGACCCGAGCCATTGCGTGAACAGGGGGCGTGGTGGCAGCGCCCTCCGAGGTGGGTGAGTCGTTTCCGCCAGGATCCTGGCACGGCGAACCTGCGCACGTATGCGTCGCTGGTCGAGGGCATCGTCTCCCAGCGTGCGTCGCTGCGTTGCTTCACTGACGACGAGCTTCTGAGACGTTCGGCTGGGTCCGTGTCGATCAGTTTGGACGATAATGACGAGCTGGTGAGCTTTCTCGGCGTAGCGAGTGAGGTGGCGCGGCGTCGGCTGGGGTTGGAGCCGTTCGAGGTGCAGCTGCTCGCCGCCGTGAGCATGCTACGCGGCCGGGTAGTCGATATGGCCACGGGCGAGGGCAAGACGCTGGTTGGGTTCCTCGTGTCCGCCGGTCTCGCCGCTTCAGGCCGGCGGGTGCACGTGCTTTCGGCAAACGACTACCTGGCGGGCCGAGACGCCGCTGCCGGGTCACCGTTGTTCTCCGCGTTCGGCCTGACCTGCGCTGCGGTCGTCGACGGAATGGGTGAGCCGGATCGCGCCGAAGCGTACCGGGCTGACGTGGTGTATGCGACGGTGCATCAGATCGGGTTTGACCTGCTGCGCGACCGCCAGCGCCTCCCCGAGGTTCGGCGGCTGGTGCCGGGTCTGGATGCCGCGGTGGTCGATGAGATCGACGCCGTGCTGCTCGATGATGCGATGGTGCCGCTGGTGATCGCCGGCGACGCCGACTCGCAATCAGAAGAAGCATCTTTGGCGCAGGTCATCGCGGAACTGACCGATGATGAGCACTATCAGGTCGAGGGCGACCGGCGCAGTGTCGCGTTCACCGAGGCAGGTATCGCTCGTGTCGAATCGGCGCTCGGGATCGATGACCTGTATACGCAGGAGCATGTCGAACTGTTGACAGCGGCGCATGTCGCACTGCACGCGCACGCTCTGGTCGAACGCGACGTGCATTACCTCGTCACCGATGGACGGGTGCAGCTGGTCAACGATGCCCGTGGCCGGGTCGCGGATCGTCAGCGTTGGCCGGACGGTCTCCACGCCGCCATCGAGCGCAAAGAGGGACTGGAGGTGACCGGGCAAGCTGAGATCCTCGACCAGGTGCTCGTGGAGACAGTCGCCCGCGGCTATCGGACCCTCACCGGGATGAGCGGCACCGCCTTTGAAGCGGCCGAGCGCCTCGCCGAAGACCTCGACATCAAGACCGGGGTCATCCCCACCCACCGCCCCTGCATCCGAGAAGATGCCGCCGACCGGCTGTTCGTCACTGTCGAGCAACGCGATACCGCGGCGGCCGAAGCCGTGCGTGCAGCCCATGATGCGAGGCAGCCGGTGCTCATCGGTACCGGCAGCGTGGCCGATTCTGAGCGCTTCGCCCGATTGCTCGCCGATCTGGGTGTCGAAGCGCGGGTACTCAACGCGAAGAACGACGCTGCCGAGGCGGAAATCATCGCCCGCGCCGGCGAGCACGGTGCGGTCACCGTGTCCACACAGATGGCCGGCCGAGGCGTCGACATCCAACTCGGTCCAGGAGCTGCCGAGACCGGCGGCCTGCTCGTCATCGGGCTCGGACGATACGACTCCGCGCGCCTCGACCGGCAGCTGCGGGGCAGGTCGGGCAGGCAAGGCGACCCCGGCAGGTCCGTGTTCTACACCAGCCTTGAAGACGACGTGGTGACCGAACAGCTGCGCATCAGCGACCAGCCCCGCTCCATCGCCCCAGACGGGCTCATCGGCGACCGGAAGTTTGCGCGTGTCTACGAGCACTCGCAGCGCGTCGCCGAGGGCAAACTGCTGCAACTGCACCGCACCACCCGCAGCTACCACACCATGACCGACCAGCATCGACAGGCGATCCTGGATACCCGCGAACGCCTCCTCACCGAACCCGACGCGCTCGATGATTACCTCCGGCAGGTTTTCACGGATACTCCCGACAGGGCGGGCGCATGGGCGGCGCAACGTCGCCGCCTCGCCATGGAAGTCGTGCTCTACCAGCTCGACCGCGCCTGGACCGATCACCTGAACCACCTCGCCGCCGTCCGCGAGGGCATCCACCTGCGAGTTCTGGGTAGGCAGAACCCGCTGGACGAGTTCAATCGAATCGCCGGCGGCTCGTTCCGTAGCCTCGGCAGCGACACTCTCGCAGCAGTCCGGCGGGTTCTCGACAACGCACCCGACGACGCCACCACCCTGGGGGATCTCGGCCTGCGCCGCCCGTCATCGACCTGGACGTACATGGTCACCGACAACCCATTCGGCTCCGAAGCAGACCGCGTCGTCGCCTACCTCGGAAACTTCATCAAGGGCGGCAGACCACCATCGATCACGTACACCTGA
- a CDS encoding ABC transporter ATP-binding protein produces the protein MATIVATENLSKRYGKRTVVEDLNLYIPEGEIYGFLGPNGSGKSTTMKMLLSLVQPSSGGVEIMGKPMDRSTRREHLGRIGSLIESPPGYGHLTGRENMRIIQRLLGLNDQQIEFAIATVRMQGQMDKKVRNYSLGMKQRLGIAMALAREPKLLILDEPTNGLDPAGIEEMRELLRTLADGGVTVMVSSHLLGEIDKSATMLGILSQGRMIFQGTRDELFSAATPDVLIRCDDPSRASELLANSADCRVDQGEVRVTELSERATAGIIAALVSERIAIYEVRRDEQTLEQVFMGLTEGGGL, from the coding sequence ATGGCCACCATCGTCGCAACCGAGAACCTGTCCAAACGCTATGGCAAGCGCACCGTTGTCGAGGACCTGAACCTCTACATTCCCGAGGGGGAGATCTACGGGTTCCTCGGCCCGAACGGGTCGGGCAAGTCCACGACCATGAAGATGTTGCTCTCCCTCGTCCAGCCTTCCAGTGGCGGCGTCGAGATCATGGGCAAGCCCATGGATCGCAGCACGAGACGGGAGCATCTGGGTCGGATCGGGTCCCTCATCGAGTCGCCTCCCGGGTACGGACATCTCACCGGCCGGGAGAACATGCGCATCATCCAGCGCCTGCTCGGTCTGAACGATCAGCAGATCGAGTTCGCGATCGCGACGGTGCGGATGCAGGGCCAGATGGACAAGAAGGTCCGCAACTACTCCCTCGGGATGAAGCAGCGCCTCGGTATCGCGATGGCTCTGGCCCGAGAGCCGAAGCTGTTGATTCTGGATGAACCGACCAACGGCCTGGACCCGGCTGGTATCGAGGAGATGCGCGAGCTGCTGCGCACGCTTGCCGACGGCGGTGTCACTGTCATGGTGTCCTCCCACCTGCTCGGCGAGATCGACAAATCCGCCACCATGCTCGGCATCCTCAGCCAGGGACGGATGATCTTCCAGGGCACCCGCGACGAACTCTTCTCCGCCGCCACCCCCGACGTCCTCATTCGCTGCGACGACCCCAGCCGCGCCAGTGAATTACTGGCGAACAGCGCGGACTGCCGCGTCGACCAAGGAGAAGTGCGTGTCACCGAACTCAGCGAACGCGCCACCGCCGGGATCATCGCCGCACTCGTCAGCGAACGCATCGCCATCTACGAGGTTCGCCGCGATGAGCAGACCCTGGAGCAGGTGTTCATGGGACTCACCGAAGGAGGCGGACTGTGA
- a CDS encoding ATP-binding cassette domain-containing protein: protein MSDYVIEAEGLVKRYGKHTALDGVDLRARPGTVLGVLGPNGAGKTTSIRILATLTGLDAGTARVAGMDVTREAAKVRRIIGLTGQYATLDEELTGLGNLILIGRLLDLRKREASRRAAELLERFGLTDAAKKPVATYSGGMRRRLDLAASLVGRPRVVFLDEPSVGLDPGKREELWRIIRELTVDGASVLLTTQYLEEADALADEITVIDHGRVIAHGTPPELKQIVGGQAIATRPKNPGDVERAAAILAAVSGHPVERTAQHELITPVDGDRAMFDIAHRFEAEGIEVAEFALRLPSLDEVFFTLTGAPTIGDTNDEAERSHA from the coding sequence TTGAGTGACTATGTGATCGAAGCCGAGGGGCTGGTGAAGCGGTACGGCAAGCACACTGCTCTGGACGGGGTGGATCTGCGTGCCCGGCCGGGCACCGTGCTCGGCGTCCTCGGCCCGAACGGGGCTGGGAAGACAACGTCGATCCGTATCCTGGCGACTTTGACAGGCCTCGATGCCGGAACCGCCAGAGTCGCCGGCATGGACGTCACCCGCGAAGCGGCCAAGGTGCGACGGATCATTGGCTTGACAGGCCAGTACGCGACGCTGGATGAAGAGCTCACGGGCCTGGGTAACCTGATCCTGATCGGGCGTCTGCTCGATCTGCGCAAACGCGAGGCTTCCCGCAGGGCGGCCGAGCTGTTGGAGCGTTTCGGCTTGACCGATGCCGCGAAGAAGCCGGTGGCTACCTACTCCGGCGGGATGCGCCGACGTCTGGACCTCGCCGCGAGCCTCGTCGGTCGCCCTCGTGTCGTGTTCCTCGATGAGCCCTCGGTCGGTCTTGATCCTGGCAAGCGCGAAGAGCTATGGCGGATCATCCGTGAACTCACCGTCGATGGCGCCAGCGTCCTTCTGACGACGCAGTACCTGGAAGAAGCCGACGCACTGGCTGACGAGATCACCGTCATCGACCACGGCCGCGTGATCGCCCACGGCACTCCACCCGAGCTGAAACAGATCGTCGGGGGCCAAGCCATCGCGACCCGTCCCAAGAACCCCGGCGACGTGGAGAGGGCCGCTGCCATCCTGGCCGCCGTCTCCGGCCACCCGGTCGAGCGCACCGCTCAGCACGAGTTGATCACGCCGGTGGACGGCGATCGGGCGATGTTCGACATCGCCCATCGCTTTGAAGCGGAAGGAATTGAGGTTGCCGAGTTCGCGTTACGGCTCCCCAGCCTTGACGAGGTGTTCTTCACCCTCACCGGAGCACCCACCATCGGCGACACGAACGACGAGGCCGAAAGGAGCCACGCATGA
- a CDS encoding PEP/pyruvate-binding domain-containing protein: MLTTLSEATRASSGGKAAALGVLLREGLPVPDGFVVPHGDQPAGAEAVRFLRDAVAGELGRLGDPVVAVRSSAMNEDTGDASAAGQYESVIGVRGADDVCQAIMACWESARAARVDGYWARTGGELPHASGMAVLVQPVIEADVSGVMFTPQQHGQPTRIEASWGLGLAVVGGTITPDAYEVAADGAIGCAVGSKQTRIDLGRERGGVVTSAIAPDQQSARALDDATVATLVELGGRIATVLGGPQDIEWAVADGTVWILQARPITAALPDTRAPGPPHPAEALRGTPGSHGTVTASARIVRGPSDFAAVRRGAIVICPYTDPAWTPLFAVAAGVVTETGGALSHAAIVAREYGIPAVLGVAGVTTRIDDGARITLDGTAGTVTVL, from the coding sequence ATGCTGACGACGCTCTCAGAAGCGACCCGGGCGAGCTCGGGCGGCAAGGCGGCGGCGCTCGGTGTGCTGCTGCGGGAGGGGCTGCCGGTGCCCGATGGGTTCGTCGTGCCACACGGTGATCAGCCGGCTGGCGCGGAGGCCGTGCGTTTCTTGCGTGATGCCGTCGCCGGTGAGCTGGGGAGGCTGGGCGATCCGGTGGTGGCCGTGCGTTCGTCTGCGATGAACGAGGATACCGGGGATGCTTCGGCAGCTGGCCAGTACGAGAGCGTCATCGGGGTTCGCGGCGCAGACGACGTGTGTCAGGCGATCATGGCTTGTTGGGAGTCGGCCCGCGCTGCACGAGTGGATGGCTACTGGGCTCGGACGGGTGGAGAGTTGCCTCACGCGTCGGGCATGGCGGTGCTCGTGCAGCCAGTGATCGAGGCGGATGTGTCGGGGGTCATGTTCACCCCCCAGCAGCACGGGCAGCCAACCAGGATCGAAGCATCCTGGGGCCTCGGTCTGGCCGTCGTTGGCGGAACGATCACGCCGGACGCCTACGAGGTCGCCGCGGACGGGGCCATCGGCTGCGCGGTGGGAAGTAAACAGACCCGTATCGACCTGGGCCGTGAGCGCGGCGGTGTGGTTACCAGCGCGATCGCTCCCGACCAGCAATCCGCACGCGCCCTGGACGACGCCACTGTCGCGACCTTGGTCGAGCTGGGAGGCCGGATCGCGACGGTGCTCGGCGGGCCGCAAGACATTGAATGGGCCGTCGCAGACGGCACCGTGTGGATCTTGCAAGCACGCCCGATCACGGCAGCGCTTCCCGACACCAGAGCCCCCGGCCCGCCCCACCCAGCTGAGGCGTTGAGGGGGACTCCCGGATCCCACGGAACGGTCACCGCATCGGCACGAATCGTCCGCGGCCCCTCCGACTTCGCCGCCGTCCGCCGCGGAGCCATCGTGATCTGCCCCTACACCGACCCAGCCTGGACACCCCTGTTCGCCGTCGCCGCCGGGGTGGTCACCGAGACCGGCGGCGCGCTCTCGCACGCCGCGATCGTCGCCCGCGAATACGGCATCCCCGCCGTGCTCGGCGTCGCCGGTGTCACTACCCGCATTGACGACGGTGCCCGAATCACGCTCGACGGTACCGCCGGAACCGTCACCGTCCTTTGA
- a CDS encoding ABC transporter permease, protein MSADTITATSSERRPAGLLRHSLILARRSLAKSARNPGALVNGVVTPAIFLLLFVYLFGGSVAGSTDEYLLYLFPGIVVMGAGLSGMLSSGLSINIDMKKGVFDRFRSLPIGRSAPLLGSIMADMVRYIIAIALLFGIGYLMGFRIQTDAGSSLAAVVLVLAFGFCLSWVTVFLGVLVKDEGAVMAFAFIVFIPLMLGSSLAAPIDTLPAWLQAWANINPVTHAMDAARALLAGAPAGDSIVQTIIWSVGTLIVFCPLAIVSYSRKR, encoded by the coding sequence ATGAGCGCCGACACCATCACCGCAACCAGCTCCGAGAGACGTCCGGCAGGGCTGCTACGGCACAGCCTGATCCTGGCCCGTCGGAGCCTTGCCAAGTCCGCGAGGAACCCCGGTGCGCTGGTCAACGGAGTGGTCACCCCGGCGATCTTCCTGCTGCTGTTCGTCTATCTCTTCGGCGGCTCGGTTGCGGGTTCCACCGACGAGTATCTTCTCTATCTGTTTCCGGGAATCGTGGTCATGGGCGCAGGACTCTCCGGCATGCTTTCGAGCGGCCTGAGCATCAACATTGACATGAAGAAGGGTGTCTTCGACCGCTTCCGCAGCTTGCCGATCGGACGATCAGCACCCCTGCTCGGGTCGATCATGGCCGACATGGTGCGCTACATCATCGCCATCGCGTTGCTGTTCGGGATCGGCTACCTCATGGGTTTCCGCATCCAAACCGACGCCGGATCATCCCTGGCAGCAGTCGTTCTCGTGTTGGCCTTCGGGTTCTGCTTGAGCTGGGTGACCGTCTTCCTCGGCGTGCTCGTCAAGGACGAGGGCGCAGTCATGGCCTTCGCGTTCATCGTGTTCATCCCGCTGATGCTCGGCTCTAGCCTCGCCGCCCCGATCGACACGCTCCCCGCATGGCTCCAAGCCTGGGCAAACATCAACCCCGTCACGCACGCGATGGACGCTGCTCGTGCATTGCTGGCCGGAGCACCGGCAGGAGACTCGATCGTCCAGACGATCATCTGGTCCGTCGGAACCTTGATCGTCTTCTGCCCGCTAGCAATCGTCTCCTACAGCCGCAAGCGCTGA
- a CDS encoding sensor histidine kinase — protein sequence MTGSKHGAVADEEGVHASRVLLSEPPVPWWQRHALLIDAVTVGVVFAYNLMVIGAFTGAGRGWVANAALVVISVVLCGAYVVRRQYPFRAFAVMIVVAFAQLLLNVGVMVVDLLFVFMVFFLASRFRWTKSAPAAVVVMVWLAIALSQMFDDGLRVGYGAMTQFLVGVVVLWLAGTIVRVRRDYTESLRERARELEQQRDTQAQIAAAEERTRIAREIHDVVSHSLSVVVFMTDGALSRVRTEPARAEEALVTARDTGRQAMTEMRRMVGVLRTSEAALLGPQPGVGRLQVLVDESRAAGLPAELSVSDEPVPLSEGLDLCVYRVVQEGLTNARKHGGPTLSRVDVHLEYTNAELAVTIADDGAGPSMWLPDGAGHGLVGMRERVALYGGDVRTGVRKGGGFDLTVTLPLSGGAE from the coding sequence ATGACGGGTTCGAAGCATGGCGCGGTCGCGGACGAAGAAGGCGTCCACGCTTCGCGTGTGCTCCTCAGCGAACCCCCGGTACCGTGGTGGCAGCGCCATGCACTCCTGATAGACGCCGTCACCGTAGGCGTGGTGTTCGCCTACAACCTCATGGTCATCGGTGCTTTTACGGGTGCAGGCAGGGGCTGGGTCGCGAATGCCGCCCTCGTGGTGATTTCAGTCGTGCTGTGTGGGGCGTACGTGGTGCGGCGACAGTATCCGTTTCGTGCGTTCGCGGTGATGATTGTCGTGGCCTTCGCGCAGCTGCTGCTGAACGTGGGCGTCATGGTCGTGGACCTGTTGTTCGTCTTCATGGTGTTTTTTCTGGCCAGCAGGTTCCGGTGGACCAAGAGCGCACCTGCCGCCGTCGTGGTGATGGTCTGGCTCGCAATAGCTTTGAGCCAGATGTTCGACGATGGCCTCCGGGTGGGGTACGGCGCCATGACACAGTTCTTGGTGGGTGTGGTAGTCCTGTGGCTGGCCGGCACCATCGTTCGGGTGCGTCGCGACTACACCGAGAGCCTGCGGGAGCGCGCACGTGAGCTGGAACAGCAACGGGACACGCAGGCTCAGATCGCGGCGGCGGAGGAGCGGACCCGGATCGCGCGGGAGATCCACGATGTCGTCTCCCATAGTCTCAGCGTGGTGGTGTTCATGACTGACGGTGCTTTGTCGAGGGTCCGCACTGAACCGGCTCGCGCCGAGGAGGCCTTGGTCACGGCCCGTGATACGGGGCGACAGGCGATGACCGAGATGCGGCGCATGGTCGGAGTGCTGCGCACCTCGGAGGCGGCGCTCCTGGGACCGCAGCCCGGCGTTGGCCGGCTTCAGGTCCTTGTCGACGAGTCCCGCGCAGCGGGGCTTCCCGCAGAGCTGAGCGTGTCGGATGAACCCGTGCCGTTGTCCGAGGGCCTCGACCTGTGCGTGTATCGGGTCGTGCAGGAAGGCCTCACGAACGCCCGCAAGCACGGCGGACCGACGCTGTCTCGGGTCGACGTCCACCTCGAATACACAAACGCTGAATTAGCGGTCACCATCGCCGATGACGGGGCCGGACCGAGCATGTGGCTCCCGGATGGAGCGGGGCACGGACTTGTCGGGATGCGCGAGCGCGTCGCCCTGTACGGAGGAGACGTTCGCACGGGCGTGAGGAAAGGCGGCGGATTCGACCTGACGGTGACGCTGCCACTGAGCGGAGGAGCGGAGTGA
- a CDS encoding response regulator encodes MTIRLVLADDQEMVRAGLRLVLESRPGIEVVGEADDGDTAVDLVQQIDADVVLMDVRMPRMNGVEATRRICAAGGPRVLILTTFDLDEYAYDALQAGASGFLLKETPTDGIAEAIGHVHHGDAVVAPSTTRRLLDHFTVSKPARSARSFAMNARLDELTSREHEILRLLAQGLSNGEIAESLVIAENTVKTHVSRILMKLDLRDRVQAVVFAYQHDLV; translated from the coding sequence GTGACGATCCGGCTCGTGCTGGCCGATGACCAGGAGATGGTACGGGCGGGGCTCCGGCTCGTGCTGGAATCCCGTCCGGGGATCGAGGTCGTCGGTGAGGCCGATGACGGAGACACTGCGGTCGATCTGGTGCAACAGATCGATGCCGATGTCGTGCTGATGGATGTGCGGATGCCGCGGATGAACGGCGTTGAGGCGACCCGCAGGATCTGCGCGGCGGGCGGGCCGCGGGTGCTGATCCTGACTACGTTCGATCTTGATGAGTACGCTTACGACGCGCTCCAGGCTGGCGCGTCGGGGTTCTTGCTCAAGGAGACCCCGACGGACGGTATTGCAGAGGCGATCGGACATGTCCATCACGGCGATGCCGTCGTGGCTCCGAGCACCACGCGGCGACTGTTGGACCACTTCACCGTCTCGAAGCCGGCGCGCTCCGCGCGGTCCTTCGCGATGAACGCCCGTCTGGACGAGTTGACATCGCGGGAGCACGAGATCCTGCGACTGTTGGCCCAGGGCTTGTCGAACGGTGAGATCGCCGAATCCCTGGTGATCGCGGAGAACACGGTGAAGACCCATGTCTCCCGCATTCTGATGAAGCTTGACCTGCGGGACCGGGTGCAGGCCGTCGTCTTCGCCTACCAGCACGATCTCGTCTGA
- a CDS encoding histidine phosphatase family protein: MVLPDILMATRYLYIARHGDADAFGNLTDTGGEQARLLGQRLAHLPIDAVWHSPLPRAADSARQLNIFLTGTAEVSEAAELIDHVPYVPKPEETPPSWVPFFDGYDTDEAEAGHQIAQSLTARFATAPEGDDDVHEVLITHAYPIAWLLRHAMDAPAIRWLGLSSANAALTVIEHRPSVPPSIVMFNDMSHLRPDLHWTGFPKTLRP, translated from the coding sequence GTGGTGCTCCCCGACATACTTATGGCTACTAGGTATCTCTACATCGCACGCCACGGTGACGCCGACGCGTTCGGCAACCTCACCGACACCGGGGGCGAGCAAGCTCGTCTTCTCGGTCAGCGTTTAGCGCATCTGCCCATCGACGCCGTCTGGCACTCGCCGTTGCCGCGAGCCGCCGACAGCGCGAGGCAGCTCAACATCTTCCTCACCGGCACCGCCGAGGTGAGCGAAGCGGCCGAGCTGATCGACCATGTGCCTTACGTGCCGAAGCCGGAGGAGACCCCGCCGTCATGGGTGCCGTTCTTCGACGGCTACGACACCGACGAAGCCGAAGCAGGGCACCAGATCGCCCAGAGCCTCACCGCGAGGTTCGCCACCGCACCCGAGGGCGATGACGACGTGCACGAAGTGCTCATCACGCACGCCTACCCGATCGCGTGGCTCCTCCGTCACGCCATGGACGCCCCGGCTATCAGGTGGCTTGGGCTCAGCAGCGCCAACGCTGCGCTGACCGTGATCGAGCACCGGCCGAGCGTGCCACCGAGCATCGTCATGTTCAACGACATGAGCCACCTGCGCCCCGATCTGCATTGGACGGGATTCCCCAAGACACTGCGCCCCTGA
- a CDS encoding ABC transporter permease, translated as MNARAIANEFAKMRHLRVGLFVALLAISVALMSMYNAFGSGAFERLDDPNDYAWKTLFGGLGMGAALIAPILVAVIASRQVEIEHTGNGWLSSATSGLTPGQMCRAKFVSLGVLVAAATAVWGVVIVGFGTLIGISTPAPLGRWATYIGALIIINLAVLAFHILLSATVENQLVCIGVGLVGMFLAIFGELFPSWLAHLVPWGYYPLTVQSDYVGETPVYFDLPYLSVIGLAVVGGALFLFVTGRFDRQEA; from the coding sequence GTGAACGCCCGCGCCATCGCGAATGAGTTCGCGAAGATGCGTCACCTCCGTGTGGGACTCTTCGTCGCGTTGCTGGCGATCAGCGTCGCGCTGATGTCGATGTACAACGCGTTCGGGTCCGGTGCCTTCGAACGCCTCGATGATCCCAACGACTACGCATGGAAGACACTGTTCGGTGGCCTGGGCATGGGAGCGGCGCTGATCGCGCCGATCCTGGTGGCCGTCATCGCCAGCCGACAGGTCGAGATCGAGCACACCGGCAACGGATGGCTCTCCTCAGCCACGTCCGGCCTCACCCCTGGGCAGATGTGCCGGGCGAAATTCGTCTCGCTCGGCGTGCTCGTGGCCGCAGCCACTGCCGTGTGGGGCGTGGTGATCGTGGGCTTCGGCACCCTGATCGGGATATCGACACCCGCCCCGCTCGGACGCTGGGCCACTTACATCGGCGCGCTCATCATCATCAACCTTGCCGTGCTCGCGTTCCACATCCTGCTGTCGGCGACGGTCGAGAACCAGCTCGTGTGCATCGGCGTCGGCCTGGTCGGAATGTTCCTAGCGATCTTCGGCGAGTTGTTCCCCTCCTGGCTGGCCCATCTTGTCCCTTGGGGCTACTACCCGCTGACGGTGCAGTCCGATTACGTCGGCGAAACACCCGTGTATTTCGACCTGCCCTACCTCAGCGTCATCGGGCTAGCGGTCGTGGGCGGGGCTCTCTTCCTGTTCGTTACCGGACGCTTCGACCGCCAGGAGGCATGA